Below is a window of Cyanobacterium stanieri LEGE 03274 DNA.
CGCCCAAAGAGATCAAACATTAACAGAAAAAGAAGAATTATTATCTCGATTAGAAAGAGATCGTAAATTTTTTGAAAGGGAAATCCAAGTATTAGAACAATATTATCGCACCTATCAAGACCTGAGAGAAAGACCGATTGCCTTAGTGAGAGGACAACTGATAACCATTACCCTTGTTAGGGTTGAGGATAACACCAACCTAGAAGAATTAATTGACGGCGTATTAAATGAAGCCAATCGAGGAGCCATGAGAATATTAGGTTATGGGGAAGAATTTGCCAATCAAAGATTTGTACAAATAAGCACCGCTCAGGTAGAACAAATTCGCAATCAACTATCGGAAAAAGGAGAATATTTAATCCAAATTTTAGCAGCAGGAAACTACGTTCAAGGAGAAGAAACCGTAAGAATTTTTACCGATGTTTCCCCCAATCAAAAAGTATATGAAAAAGATGAAATAATAGCCCTATCGGCCATAGAATCTAACGATATATCTAATAATAATATCCAAGAAAAACTAGACTTTCTTCTTTCTGTCACCCAATTTAGGGCAAGACAACAAGGAGTCTTAGGGCGTATTGTCATCGGTGATGGGCAACTAATTTCCCTCGTAAACTTTATCCAAGAATTAGAAGGCTCTAATCAGGGAGTAGATGAAATTAGAGCGGTTGCTAGTAATACTACCTATAGTTCTGGTCCTTTGCAAGTTAATTTATTGGTGATGTATCAAGGGCAAGAAATTATGAGGCTGTAACCCTAAGTATCTTTTCCCCATGATTTTTCAGAAATGAGAATCTTTTGTTATAAATAATTAGTTATTCAAAATATCGTAACTTTGATGGATAGTAATTTGCTTCATATTCCCTTCGTTGATTTATCTTGGCAAAATGAGCCTTTATTAGCAGACATTGATAAAGGAATGAGGGATGTTATGGCAAGGGGTGATTTTATTTTAGGGAAGGAGGTAAGGGAGTTTGAAGCCGATTTCGCTCAGGCTTGTGGGGTAAAATATGGTATCGGGGTTGGTAGTGGCACAGATGCGATCGCCCTTGGACTCAGGGCTTGTGGTATCATGGAAGGAGATGAAATCATCGTCCCTGCTAATACCTTCATCGCTACGGTTATTGGGGTAATCTTGGCAGGGGCAAAACCTGTCTTAGCGGATTGTGACATTAACACCGCCTTAATGGATTTGGAATTAGCCCAAAAAGTGGTTACAGAAAAAACAAAAGCGATTATTCCCGTGCATTTATACGGGCAAATGGTATCACCCCAAAAACTAAAAGAATTTGCCCAAAACAATAATTTAATCATCTTTGAAGACAGCGCCCAAGCCCATTTAGCCCAGAGAGAAGGAAAAATAGCAGGAAGTGTGGGTTTAGCTAGTGGGTTTAGTTTTTATCCGAGTAAAAATTTAGGGGCTTTTGGCAACGGAGGAATGGTGGTGACAGATAATCAAGAAATTGCTCAAAAATTGCGTAGTTTAAGAAATTACGGCGCCCCAAAAAAATATTACCATCAAAATTTTGGCACTAACAGTCGTCTAAATACCTTACAAGGGGTAGTCTTAAAAGTAAAATTACCCTATTTGCGAAAGTGGAATAATTGGCGCAATCAGGCAGGGGCAAAATATAATCAACTCTTAAAGCCCTTAGCAGAATATGGTATTACTCCCATTAAAAATGTGGTGGGTGAGGGGCATATTTATCATCTTTATGTTATCAACGTTAAACCTTCTTCGTTTTATGATCGTAATTTAATTCAGGATAAATTAAATGAGGTGGGTATTCAAACGGGGATTCATTATCCTATTCCCTGTCATTTACAACCTGCTTATGGTTATTTGGGTTATCAAAAAGGGGATTTTCCTAATGCTGAAAGTCTTTGTGATAATATTCTTTCTTTGCCTATGTATCCTGGTATTACCGATGAACAGTTACAAATGGTATCGGATAAAATTAAGGAAATTGTCAAGTCATAACAAGTTGGCACT
It encodes the following:
- a CDS encoding DUF3084 domain-containing protein gives rise to the protein MTSAYVLIFAVLILGGLIAALGDRIGTKVGKARLRLFNLRPKQTAIVVSIVTGISISASTLGILFALSASLRQGIFQLDEILNRRREVEEELAQVTEEKSRVEEDLQEAQERQQEARDVLLNTEAELSQTQELLDEIYEQTQSLTAEVEAIEQERATLLEEKNNIEQQSLTLQREIREKDQELNLRLDEINEQEQILALQSTTLQELQKQQQDLRAEIQFRDQQISNLDSAIAQRDQTLTEKEELLSRLERDRKFFEREIQVLEQYYRTYQDLRERPIALVRGQLITITLVRVEDNTNLEELIDGVLNEANRGAMRILGYGEEFANQRFVQISTAQVEQIRNQLSEKGEYLIQILAAGNYVQGEETVRIFTDVSPNQKVYEKDEIIALSAIESNDISNNNIQEKLDFLLSVTQFRARQQGVLGRIVIGDGQLISLVNFIQELEGSNQGVDEIRAVASNTTYSSGPLQVNLLVMYQGQEIMRL
- a CDS encoding DegT/DnrJ/EryC1/StrS family aminotransferase translates to MDSNLLHIPFVDLSWQNEPLLADIDKGMRDVMARGDFILGKEVREFEADFAQACGVKYGIGVGSGTDAIALGLRACGIMEGDEIIVPANTFIATVIGVILAGAKPVLADCDINTALMDLELAQKVVTEKTKAIIPVHLYGQMVSPQKLKEFAQNNNLIIFEDSAQAHLAQREGKIAGSVGLASGFSFYPSKNLGAFGNGGMVVTDNQEIAQKLRSLRNYGAPKKYYHQNFGTNSRLNTLQGVVLKVKLPYLRKWNNWRNQAGAKYNQLLKPLAEYGITPIKNVVGEGHIYHLYVINVKPSSFYDRNLIQDKLNEVGIQTGIHYPIPCHLQPAYGYLGYQKGDFPNAESLCDNILSLPMYPGITDEQLQMVSDKIKEIVKS